The DNA region TAGCTTTTGTGGGTTTAAGTCGAGTTTGATGATGTTTTAATTCTGAAATATTGATAAAGGTCTGATTTGTACCATGATTTTGTTACAATTACTTCAATTTTCTGTGTTTAGCTGTGGAAGTATTAAACTTTGttacagcttttatggattttaACCTCACCCATTGTATAAggggtttgataggtttttagtTCTTTGTACTATGGTTTTCCATATCCGCGGTTAATGTGAGAGTTTTGGACTTTGCTTGGAATAAATTGAACAATTTGTGTCTAGCTGTGCAAGTTTTTAACTTTGTAAGCTTATTGTGTGTCTCACTCTATAAGGTCTGATTTTTAACTGACTTTAGCTCTGCAAGTTTTGAACATTGGTAACATTTGTAGGTGTAAGTCTCTCTGGTTATATATAAGGGGTTTGATGGGTTTTAGTTTTTTGTACTATGGTTTTTGACAATGGCGGTTATTGTTTAGTTTTTGGGTTTCTGAAAtcttgacaagagtgggttgcttagtggtaagcaccctccacttccaaccaagaggttgtgagttcgagtcacccaaagagcaaggtggggagttcttggagggaaggagccgagggtctatcggaaacagcctctctaccccaaggtaggggtaaggtttgcgtacacactaccctccccagaccccactagtgggattatactgggttgttgttgttgttgaaatcttgaTCAAGGTTCGACTTTTACCCATGGTTTTGTTTGAATTACGTTAGTTTGCTTTTTTTTAAGCTGTGAAACTTTTTAACTTCGGTAGCTTTTCTGGGTTAAATTTCACACATGATATGAGGGTTTCAGGATAATGGCGGTTAATGTGTGGGGAAAAAATAGGTTTTTAGATTTTGTCTCAAAGCCTGAATTTGGATTTCTGGTTTCTGCATGCTTTACAATTAGGTGACAATTATTAGTTTCTTTTATTAGTGGTGTTTCTTGATAGGAATTCCTGTTGAAAATTTCTGGCTTAATATCCAATGCGATTTGGGTTTAGGGTTGAGAATTTTATATTGATTAAGGAAGGTAGTAATGATACACGTGTAAGGAGTGCACGGTTACATGGGATTTTGGTGTTTTAGAGCTACTATTAGCTCTATAGGAAGATTTGGTCCCTGTGCTTGTGTTTGCTCTTAGTCAATTACATGAGGAGAAATTCAAAGTTCTAGGACTATCAGTTTAGTTTGcttaaagaaagctaagaaggTTGGTTCGTTCCTCTTAGAGAATCTATCTTTGCTCTGTTTTTGTGTTCATTTCGTATCCTTTGAAGAGATTGAGTGATTAATGTGACCGCATGCTGCAGGTTTTTGGTTCTTTATGctctttttttgtgtttttccccCAAGTTCAGACGAGTAGGTTTGGTTTCCTAGTGATTGTACTTCTTTCTGCTACATGAGATGCAGGCTTGAGAATATGTTTGTTTACTTTGTAATGCCAATATATTACGGTGATCCAAGAAGAGCCTGATAATAACTTGGATGCTGGGATAGGAATCATATGATTATTATGAGGATCTTATGGTTATACACAATTTAATTTCTAAACGTTGTTTTGGTTTATAGGGTAAGAAGAGAAAAGATACAATCTGCATAGCTCTTGCTGATGACACCTGTGATGAGCCGAAGATCAGGATGAACAAGGTTGTCAGAAATAACCTAAGGGTTCGACTTGGTGATGTTGTCTCTGTGCATCAGTGTCCTGATGTCAAGTATGGCAAACGTGTACACATTCTTCCCATTGATGATACCATTGAAGGGGTCACTGGGAATCTCTTTGATGCTTACTTAAAACGTAAGTGTTCAGATGTTTTTTGATTTCTTCTTAATACTGCCTTGCTACTGCTTGGACCTGCATGAACTGCCTTGCTACTGCTTTGAATTTGGAAGTGCGATTAGGTGTACGTACACACATAATAAAGAGGCCAGACTTAGCTTATAATATACTGTAGTAAGATAAATTCTCTGTTTGCAGAGGCTCTGTGCCGTTCATCTTGCCTATGAAACCTTTTTTTCCTATTTCTAATTAGATCTGAACGTCTGAATTGAATCTGCTATACACATGTTCTTTATAATTCATATTAAGCAAACTAACAACATTAGTATCGCTCCATGTGGTGATTCATCgaagcttcttttattttggagGTGAGAGCTGAGAAGCAAAACAAGATCAGACTCTTGTCATGCATTTTTATCTATTGTAATATCTtctcaattttgaaatttttggggATGAGGACTTTTAAGTATACTAGCAGATTTTATGAGTGTTCATAATCAGCACTCATGTTTCTTCTTAAAGTAATCTGTTTCTGTCCTAGTTGTGTATACAAATGCTGATATGCTattgcttctttattttgttcatCTGCAGCCTATTTCCTTGAAGCATACAGACCGGTGAGGAAGGGTGATCTTTTCTTGGTAAGGGGAGGGATGAGAAGTGTAGAGTTCAAGGTTATTGAAACTGATCCTCCTGAATACTGTGTTGTAGCCCCTGATACGGAGATATTTTGTGAGGGTGAACCTGTGAGTAGGGAAGACGAGAATAGGCTAGATGAAATCGGTTATGATGATGTTGGGGGCGTGCGTAAACAAATGGCTCAAATACGGGAGCTTGTTGAGCTTCCACTAAGGCACCCACAACTCTTCAAATCTATTGGTGTCAAACCTCCTAAAGGAATTCTGTTGTATGGACCTCCTGGATCAGGAAAGACTTTAATAGCCCGAGCAGTTGCAAATGAGACTGGTGCGTTCTTCTTCTGTATTAATGGTCCAGAGATCATGTCAAAATTGGCTGGAGAAAGTGAAAGCAATCTTAGGAAGGCATTTGAGGAAGCTGAAAAGAATGCACCATCAATCATTTTTATCGATGAAATTGACTCAATAGCTCCTAAACGTGAGAAGACACATGGAGAGGTTGAGAGGAGGATTGTCTCCCAGCTTTTGACATTGATGGATGGACTCAAATCACGTGCCCATGTAATTGTTATGGGTGCCACTAATCGCCCCAACAGCATTGACCCTGCCCTAAGAAGGTTTGGTAGATTTGATAGGGAAATAGACATTGGTGTTCCAGATGAAGTGGGGCGTCTCGAGGTGCTTCGTATCCATACGAAGAACATGAAGCTTGCTGAAGAAGTAATTTCACGTCTTCAAATTTTTAGTGTTCTCAGATCTTCTCTTTTCCATGAAGGAGTTGCATGTTGTTGACTTTGAGATTTCTTTCGTTGCAggttgatttagaaagaattgGCAAGGACACACATGGTTATGTCGGTGCTGATTTAGCAGCTTTGTGTACCGAGGCTGCTCTTCAATGCATCAGAGAGAAGATGGACGTGATTGATTTGGAGGATGAGACCATTGATGCAGAGATACTGAACTCTATGGCTGTGACAAATGAGCACTTCCAAACTGCTCTTGGAACGAGCAATCCCTCTGCCTTGCGTGAAACTGTATGTCTAAATTTCTCTTATTATCTATTTCTGTTGCTACTAAATTTGTATTTGAATCTAACTATGTAGCTTTTGGCTGAGCAGGTTGTTGAAGTTCCCAATGTTTCCTGGGAGGATATTGGAGGCCTTGAGAATGTCAAGCGTGAGCTCCAAGAGGTACTTTTATAAACTGAACGTACTTGTGATTCATATTAGGGTCCTGATGAGATGACCATTTTAATTTTTTCAATATGTTATTCATATCAACTGTTTTATTTACGATTCAACTTGTTGAGCAGACTGTTCAATATCCAGTGGAACATCCTGAGAAATTCGAGAAGTTTGGTATGTCTCCGTCAAAGGGAGTCCTGTTCTACGGCCCACCTGGATGTGGGAAAACTTTGCTCGCGAAGGCCATTGCAAATGAATGCCAGGCCAACTTCATCAGTGTTAAGGGTCCAGAATTGCTCACCATGTGGTTTGGAGAGAGtgaagccaatgttagagaaatATTTGACAAGGCTCGACAGTCTGCTCCATGTGTCCTATTCTTTGATGAACTGGATTCCATCGCCACACAGGTGTGTACCTCGTTTATAACCAGTAATCTATGACTATACTTGCTTCACTTTCTTCTATGTGGATCATTTGTTCTTTTTATTAATGACGAGACTAATTTTCAGAGAGGAAGTAGTGTGGGAGATGCTGGGGGAGCTGCTGATAGGGTATTGAATCAACTCCTTACTGAAATGGATGGAATGAATGCTAAGAAGACTGTATTCATTATTGGTGCAACCAACAGGCCTGACATTATTGATCCTGCACTTCTACGGCCTGGTCGTCTTGATCAATTGATTTATATTCCTCTCCCTGATGAAGACTCTCGTCACCAAATTTTCAAGGCGTGTCTACGAAAGTCACCCCTCTCTAAGGATATCGATTTAAGAGCTCTAGCGAAGTACACACAGGGCTTCAGTGGAGCTGACATTACAGAAATCTGTCAACGTGCTTGCAAATACGCTATCAGAGAAAACATTGAGAAAGTAAGTGCCCTAGATCTTCTCATCCTTTGATACCTATTAATGTAGTCATTGATTATGGGAAACTGATAGATATGTGTTTTTGCAGGACATTGAGAGGGAGAAAAGGAGAAGCGAGAATCCTGAGGCCATGGAGGAAGACGTTGATGATGAGGTAGCCGAGATCAAGCCTGCTCATTTTGAGGAATCAATGAAGTATGCTAGGAGGAGTGTTAGTGACGCAGATATTCGCAAGTACCAGGCTTTTGCTCAGACGTTGCAGCAGTCTAGAGGTTTTGGTACTGAATTCCGATTCTCAGAGACAAGCACGGCAGGAGGGACAACTGGAACTGCTGACCCCTTCGCAACTTCAGCTGGTGGAGCAGATGAAGATGACCTGTATAGTTAGCTTGTCAGAGATTAATTTTCTTGTCTTACATTGCAACCCTGTAAAATGGACTAATTACTCGGCTCGAAATCCCTCCTTTGCTGTCAGTTTATAATTTATATTTGGATCTTCTATAGCTATCAATTATAAGATTTATTTTGTTCTATTATTCTCTATATATGGCTTTGATGGGGTAAGTTTCCTCCTTGTGGGGAGCTCTGATACCTGCTGCTGATAAATGATTAAGCCAAGG from Nicotiana tabacum cultivar K326 chromosome 24, ASM71507v2, whole genome shotgun sequence includes:
- the LOC107792054 gene encoding cell division cycle protein 48 homolog; translation: MTNKAESSDSKGTKRDYSTAILERKKSPNRLVVDEAINDDNSVVALHPDTMEKLQLFRGDTILIKGKKRKDTICIALADDTCDEPKIRMNKVVRNNLRVRLGDVVSVHQCPDVKYGKRVHILPIDDTIEGVTGNLFDAYLKPYFLEAYRPVRKGDLFLVRGGMRSVEFKVIETDPPEYCVVAPDTEIFCEGEPVSREDENRLDEIGYDDVGGVRKQMAQIRELVELPLRHPQLFKSIGVKPPKGILLYGPPGSGKTLIARAVANETGAFFFCINGPEIMSKLAGESESNLRKAFEEAEKNAPSIIFIDEIDSIAPKREKTHGEVERRIVSQLLTLMDGLKSRAHVIVMGATNRPNSIDPALRRFGRFDREIDIGVPDEVGRLEVLRIHTKNMKLAEEVDLERIGKDTHGYVGADLAALCTEAALQCIREKMDVIDLEDETIDAEILNSMAVTNEHFQTALGTSNPSALRETVVEVPNVSWEDIGGLENVKRELQETVQYPVEHPEKFEKFGMSPSKGVLFYGPPGCGKTLLAKAIANECQANFISVKGPELLTMWFGESEANVREIFDKARQSAPCVLFFDELDSIATQRGSSVGDAGGAADRVLNQLLTEMDGMNAKKTVFIIGATNRPDIIDPALLRPGRLDQLIYIPLPDEDSRHQIFKACLRKSPLSKDIDLRALAKYTQGFSGADITEICQRACKYAIRENIEKDIEREKRRSENPEAMEEDVDDEVAEIKPAHFEESMKYARRSVSDADIRKYQAFAQTLQQSRGFGTEFRFSETSTAGGTTGTADPFATSAGGADEDDLYS